The Tripterygium wilfordii isolate XIE 37 chromosome 18, ASM1340144v1, whole genome shotgun sequence nucleotide sequence GGTTCTGATGATAATGATTCTATAGAAGGAGAAATTGTTAGGGAGTTAATGCATAGATTCATTTCAATTAAGATCCCAAATGAATCAACTGAGTCATTGATATTTGAGACAGTCAAAAAGTTTATGGTTCATGGTCCTTGTGGTGTGGCTAGACCTTCATCACCGTGTATGTCTGATGGACGATGCACCAAGCATTATCCAAAGTCTTTTCATCAGGAAACAATGACTGATGAAAATGGTTTTGCTCTGTATAGGCGCCGAGATGATGGAAAGACAATATTCAAAAATGGACATGCGTTGGACAATAGATTTATTGTTCTATATAACAAGGTTTTGTTGCTTCAATATCAAGCCCATGTTAATATTGAGCGGAGTAACAAATCTACAACTATTaagtatctttttaagtataTAAATAAGGGACCAGATAGAAGCAGAGCAATGTTGGAAAAGGATGTTTTGCTGAATGCTCCAACTGAAGAAAGATGAACATGCATGGTTATTGACAAAATAAAGCATTATATGGATTGGAGATATTTAACAGCGTATGAATTAGTTTGACGCCTTTTTGAATACCATATTCATTTTAGACGTCCATCTGTTGAGCGGTTACCAATTCACCTACCTTTTCAGTA carries:
- the LOC119984775 gene encoding uncharacterized protein LOC119984775 isoform X1, with product MFVFTSLGGKIDRTTNDSQGPFVFKLGGQSYHRIGSLLPMDGEAPKFTQLYIQDTDHEVFDRMMVVGSDDNDSIEGEIVRELMHRFISIKIPNESTESLIFETVKKFMVHGPCGVARPSSPCMSDGRCTKHYPKSFHQETMTDENGFALYRRRDDGKTIFKNGHALDNRFIVLYNKVLLLQYQAHVNIERSNKSTTIKYLFKYINKGPDRSRAMLEKDVLLNAPTEER